A genome region from candidate division KSB1 bacterium includes the following:
- the ileS gene encoding isoleucine--tRNA ligase codes for MYNKLDSNKLAELETEILKQWDKDNVFERSVEERPADNPFVFFEGPPTANGKPGIHHVISRAVKDTVCRLKTMQGYRVERKAGWDTHGLPVEIEVEKNLGLDGKDQVEAYGVETFNKACHESVWTYKQEWDELTRRMGYWVDLDDPYITYTNDYIETVWWILKEFWKKGLIYQGFKILPYCPHCETPLSGHEVSQGYETVKDPSIFVKAKLKSEPDTFFLVWTTTPWTLISNVALALNPDVTYVKVEHKGQKLILAEERLLALDGNYKILKEYKGSELTDIDYEPFFDFIEPEKRAHYTLLADFVSTSDGSGIVHIAPAFGEDDYQVGKKYDLPVVNPVNKSGQFMEMVTPWAGKFVKDADVDILVDLKHRGLLYKSEKIEHSYPHCWRCKSPLLYYARKSWYIETTAIKEKLIRNNNKINWYPAEVGSGRFGEWLDNVIDWSLSRDRFWGTPLPVWRCESCEHSDCIGGIEELREKGRDVPDDLDLHKPYVDQIDLTCPECGGSMKRVPEVIDCWFDSGSMPYAQWHYPFENVEKFQSQFPADFISEGVDQTRGWFYSLLVIGAFLFDEPTYKTCVSLGHILDKDGQKMSKSKGNVVNPFVAMDKYGADTLRWYLLTVSPPWLPTRFDPEGMNEVNRKFFGTLVNTYNFFIMYAEIDKFQYNKNERIPVGDRSEIDRWICSSLHTLTQKVTELLQVYDLTKAGRAISEFVIDDLSNWYVRRSRRRFWKSEMGKDKQGAFQTLYECLITISRIMAPIAPFISEAVYKNLTAKQDDMSDSVHLCEYPRSGSGFVDYHDDTLEERMNLVRRIVEAGRSVRNDTGIRVRQPLNAIVVVAPDQRRRDLLKGMEPLITDELNVKQIRYAETEQELLSKSARPNFKTLGPKFGKNVNKVAAFIEEMGEEEVNAVINKGREQVSLEGHEIYIEPEDIQVEIESREGLAAHSDQNLTVALEIELTPELLHEGLAREFVNRVQKMRKEAGFDVMDRIKIYADPSEDMKQAIEKMNNYILQETLCNDIIFNQMKGDLKKTWSIDEHTVTIGVEQV; via the coding sequence ATGTATAATAAACTGGACAGCAACAAACTGGCCGAGCTGGAAACAGAGATTCTAAAGCAATGGGATAAAGACAACGTGTTCGAACGCAGCGTGGAAGAGCGTCCTGCAGATAACCCGTTCGTTTTCTTTGAAGGGCCTCCGACCGCCAACGGAAAACCCGGTATTCATCACGTGATTTCGCGTGCGGTCAAGGATACGGTGTGCCGCCTGAAAACCATGCAGGGCTACCGCGTCGAGCGCAAGGCCGGATGGGATACGCATGGTCTGCCGGTCGAGATCGAAGTGGAGAAAAATCTCGGACTGGACGGCAAAGACCAGGTCGAAGCGTACGGCGTGGAAACATTCAACAAAGCCTGTCATGAAAGTGTCTGGACCTACAAACAGGAATGGGATGAGTTGACGCGGCGCATGGGGTACTGGGTGGACCTGGACGATCCGTACATTACGTATACCAATGACTATATCGAAACCGTCTGGTGGATTTTGAAAGAGTTTTGGAAAAAAGGACTGATCTACCAGGGCTTTAAAATCCTTCCCTATTGCCCGCATTGTGAGACGCCGCTGTCCGGTCATGAAGTGTCTCAGGGTTATGAAACCGTCAAAGACCCGTCCATTTTTGTCAAGGCCAAGCTGAAAAGCGAACCGGATACGTTTTTTTTGGTCTGGACCACCACCCCGTGGACGCTGATTTCGAATGTGGCTTTGGCTTTGAATCCGGATGTCACCTATGTCAAGGTGGAACACAAGGGTCAGAAACTGATTTTGGCCGAAGAGCGTCTGCTGGCGCTGGACGGCAACTATAAAATATTAAAAGAATACAAGGGCTCCGAGCTCACTGATATTGACTATGAGCCGTTTTTCGATTTTATCGAACCGGAAAAGCGCGCCCACTATACGCTGCTGGCTGATTTTGTTTCTACCTCGGACGGCAGCGGAATTGTGCATATTGCGCCCGCGTTTGGTGAAGACGATTATCAGGTGGGTAAAAAATATGATCTGCCGGTGGTCAATCCGGTGAACAAAAGCGGTCAGTTTATGGAGATGGTGACGCCCTGGGCCGGCAAGTTTGTCAAAGACGCGGACGTGGATATTTTAGTGGACCTGAAACACCGCGGTCTGTTGTACAAATCCGAAAAAATTGAGCACAGTTATCCACATTGCTGGCGTTGTAAATCCCCGCTGTTGTATTACGCGCGCAAGTCGTGGTACATCGAAACCACAGCGATCAAGGAAAAACTGATCCGCAACAACAACAAGATCAACTGGTATCCCGCCGAAGTCGGCAGCGGCCGGTTCGGAGAATGGCTGGACAATGTCATCGACTGGTCTCTGTCACGCGACCGGTTCTGGGGAACCCCCCTGCCGGTGTGGCGCTGCGAATCCTGTGAGCACAGTGACTGTATCGGCGGCATTGAAGAGTTGCGCGAAAAAGGACGGGATGTGCCGGATGATCTGGATCTGCACAAACCCTATGTGGACCAGATCGATTTGACCTGCCCGGAATGCGGCGGCAGTATGAAACGTGTGCCCGAGGTCATTGACTGCTGGTTCGATTCCGGTAGTATGCCGTATGCGCAGTGGCATTACCCGTTTGAAAATGTGGAGAAATTCCAAAGCCAGTTTCCGGCGGATTTCATATCCGAAGGTGTGGATCAGACACGCGGCTGGTTCTATTCGCTGCTGGTGATCGGCGCCTTTCTGTTCGATGAACCCACTTACAAGACCTGTGTAAGCCTGGGACATATCCTGGATAAAGACGGACAGAAAATGTCCAAATCCAAAGGCAATGTGGTCAATCCGTTTGTGGCTATGGACAAGTACGGCGCGGACACCCTGCGCTGGTACCTGCTGACCGTTAGTCCGCCCTGGTTGCCGACCCGTTTTGATCCGGAAGGCATGAATGAAGTCAATCGCAAATTTTTCGGCACTCTGGTCAATACCTATAATTTTTTCATCATGTATGCCGAGATTGATAAATTTCAATATAATAAGAACGAACGCATTCCGGTTGGCGACCGCTCGGAAATCGACCGATGGATTTGTTCGTCACTGCATACGCTGACCCAAAAAGTGACCGAACTCTTGCAGGTCTATGACCTCACCAAAGCCGGACGCGCCATATCGGAATTTGTCATCGACGATCTTTCCAACTGGTACGTGCGCCGGTCGCGGCGACGTTTCTGGAAATCGGAAATGGGCAAAGACAAGCAGGGCGCATTTCAGACCCTGTACGAATGTCTGATCACCATTTCCAGAATCATGGCTCCCATCGCGCCGTTTATTTCAGAAGCCGTTTATAAAAATCTGACTGCAAAGCAGGACGATATGTCGGATAGTGTGCATTTGTGCGAATATCCGCGTTCTGGCAGCGGCTTTGTCGATTATCATGATGACACGCTGGAAGAGCGTATGAATCTGGTGCGCCGCATTGTGGAAGCCGGGCGTTCGGTCCGGAATGACACGGGAATCCGGGTGCGTCAACCCCTGAATGCGATTGTGGTGGTGGCGCCGGATCAGCGTCGGCGTGATCTGTTAAAAGGTATGGAACCTTTGATCACAGACGAGTTAAATGTAAAACAAATCCGGTATGCCGAAACCGAACAGGAATTGCTCAGCAAAAGCGCCAGGCCTAATTTCAAAACCCTGGGTCCCAAATTCGGCAAAAATGTGAACAAAGTCGCCGCATTCATTGAGGAAATGGGGGAAGAGGAGGTCAATGCGGTGATCAATAAAGGCCGGGAACAGGTGAGTCTGGAAGGCCATGAAATTTACATTGAGCCCGAAGATATACAGGTGGAAATCGAAAGCCGTGAGGGACTGGCGGCGCATTCGGATCAGAATTTGACCGTGGCGCTGGAAATAGAATTAACCCCGGAATTGTTGCATGAAGGTCTGGCCCGGGAATTTGTCAATCGTGTGCAGAAAATGCGCAAAGAAGCCGGATTTGATGTGATGGACCGCATCAAAATTTATGCGGACCCGTCAGAGGATATGAAACAGGCGATAGAAAAAATGAACAATTATATATTGCAGGAAACTTTGTGTAATGATATCATCTTTAACCAGATGAAAGGTGATTTAAAAAAGACGTGGAGTATCGATGAACATACCGTCACGATCGGGGTGGAGCAAGTATAA
- a CDS encoding purine-nucleoside phosphorylase gives MPKAVNTSPGEPSIRDPTVRHPNVTAIPAEPVAERRTDRLNRACDDLKSYDNRADTALILGTGLADMAGQVCDAESVAFSDIPGFPVSDVAFHPGRLVFGRWMTDICVLQGRYHLYEGHSFADVVFPVDVLAALGVKQVIMTHAAGGIRPHLHSGTLACLTDQINLTGSLFTDLQGYTGFTDMSAAFDLNLRDCAERAARKTGAMLHPAVLAGITGPALPTEAEIRMYRRMGADIIGMSVVPEVARARQLGMRVLGLTLVTDQSLPGAMQNVTAKDVKQVAEMQRPVLTQLIQHILTEIKAL, from the coding sequence ATGCCGAAAGCAGTCAATACCAGTCCCGGCGAGCCCTCCATCCGAGACCCGACAGTGAGACATCCGAACGTGACCGCAATCCCGGCTGAGCCGGTGGCAGAACGCAGAACCGACAGACTGAATCGCGCCTGTGATGATCTAAAATCATATGACAACCGTGCCGATACGGCCCTGATCCTCGGGACCGGTCTGGCCGATATGGCCGGACAAGTATGTGATGCAGAGTCTGTAGCATTCTCTGACATCCCCGGTTTCCCGGTATCAGATGTGGCATTTCATCCCGGACGCCTGGTCTTCGGGCGCTGGATGACGGATATTTGTGTTTTACAGGGCCGCTATCATCTGTACGAAGGACATTCTTTTGCCGATGTGGTGTTTCCTGTTGATGTGCTGGCCGCTCTGGGTGTCAAACAGGTCATAATGACGCATGCCGCGGGCGGGATTCGCCCGCATTTGCATTCGGGTACGCTGGCCTGCTTGACGGATCAGATCAATTTGACCGGCAGCCTGTTTACCGATCTCCAGGGCTATACCGGATTTACGGATATGAGCGCCGCGTTTGATCTGAATTTGAGAGATTGCGCCGAACGAGCTGCGCGGAAGACCGGAGCGATGTTGCATCCTGCGGTTCTGGCCGGTATCACCGGCCCGGCTCTGCCGACCGAGGCGGAGATTCGCATGTACCGGCGAATGGGCGCCGATATCATCGGCATGTCCGTAGTCCCCGAAGTGGCCAGAGCCCGGCAACTCGGTATGCGCGTGCTGGGTCTGACACTGGTCACCGATCAGTCTCTGCCCGGCGCCATGCAGAATGTGACAGCCAAAGATGTGAAACAGGTCGCTGAAATGCAGCGTCCGGTGTTAACCCAATTGATACAGCATATTTTGACAGAGATAAAGGCCCTATGA
- a CDS encoding YggT family protein, whose product MQILANFFNALADVMHLALTLYMYIIIIRAVMSWINPNPYNGFVRFIHQITDPVLGWVRRYVPPIGGLDLSPLIVIFALIFLDRFLVSTLKYLAM is encoded by the coding sequence ATGCAAATATTAGCCAATTTTTTCAACGCTTTGGCCGATGTAATGCATCTGGCGTTGACTTTGTATATGTATATAATTATTATCAGAGCTGTGATGTCCTGGATTAATCCGAATCCGTACAATGGGTTTGTGCGATTTATCCATCAGATTACGGATCCGGTTCTGGGTTGGGTGCGCCGTTATGTTCCGCCGATCGGAGGACTGGACCTTTCACCGCTCATTGTCATCTTTGCGCTCATTTTTTTGGATAGATTTCTGGTATCGACTTTGAAATATTTAGCCATGTAA
- a CDS encoding DivIVA domain-containing protein → MKLTPLELRKHDFKRVMRGYDQEEVDAFLTMIADEFEVMIREKNQMNDELIKLRTQLRDYKQVETSLRDTLVKAQSTMEDSRENSRREAEIIMHEAELKAENIIKDAREELFSIRHEISLLKSQRDAINKRLRHMLESQLDMLDVMESESVGSRKPQRPAQQNAESSQYQSRRALHPRPDSETSERDRNPG, encoded by the coding sequence ATGAAGTTAACACCGCTGGAACTACGCAAGCATGATTTCAAACGGGTCATGCGCGGATACGATCAGGAAGAAGTCGATGCGTTTTTGACCATGATCGCCGATGAATTTGAAGTCATGATTCGGGAAAAGAATCAGATGAACGACGAGCTGATCAAATTGCGCACTCAGCTTCGCGATTACAAGCAGGTCGAAACGTCGTTGCGGGATACACTGGTCAAGGCTCAGAGCACAATGGAAGATTCCCGCGAAAACTCGCGGCGTGAGGCTGAAATTATCATGCACGAAGCCGAACTCAAAGCCGAGAACATTATCAAGGATGCGCGCGAAGAATTGTTCTCCATTCGGCATGAGATCAGTCTGTTGAAATCACAGCGAGACGCCATCAACAAACGATTGCGGCATATGCTCGAGTCGCAACTGGACATGCTGGATGTCATGGAGTCAGAGTCCGTCGGCAGCCGCAAACCGCAGCGCCCGGCGCAGCAGAATGCCGAAAGCAGTCAATACCAGTCCCGGCGAGCCCTCCATCCGAGACCCGACAGTGAGACATCCGAACGTGACCGCAATCCCGGCTGA
- the lspA gene encoding signal peptidase II, whose protein sequence is MKHTRILWVTAAVFILDQVTKLYILKTMSLYQTYPVLGDFFQITYVENTGMAFGIQPAHSGLLTVVAVIVSLFIMYYLFQMKKEKLPARLALTAILGGAIGNLFDRIRRGSVVDFLDSDFFNIHVPPFKLWFLEFDGYSMTRWPVFNVADIAITLGMVLLFIVVFTEKEDEETPAQT, encoded by the coding sequence ATGAAACATACAAGAATACTGTGGGTAACGGCTGCGGTTTTTATCCTCGACCAGGTGACGAAACTATATATTTTAAAAACCATGTCTCTGTATCAAACTTATCCGGTGCTGGGGGATTTTTTCCAAATTACCTATGTTGAAAATACAGGAATGGCGTTCGGCATTCAGCCGGCTCACAGCGGATTGCTGACTGTGGTGGCTGTGATTGTCAGCCTGTTCATTATGTATTATCTGTTTCAGATGAAAAAAGAAAAATTGCCGGCCCGCCTGGCACTGACCGCCATTCTGGGCGGCGCTATCGGCAATTTGTTTGACCGGATCCGGCGCGGTTCGGTGGTGGATTTCCTGGACTCTGATTTTTTCAACATCCATGTCCCGCCATTCAAACTCTGGTTCCTGGAATTCGACGGCTATTCCATGACCCGCTGGCCGGTGTTTAATGTCGCGGATATTGCCATCACCCTGGGGATGGTCTTGCTTTTTATTGTGGTCTTTACAGAAAAGGAAGATGAAGAAACGCCCGCCCAAACCTGA
- a CDS encoding TraR/DksA C4-type zinc finger protein translates to MNKEKLAFYRELILKKREDLMKSLDHLKSSGLNNSVRDESGEHSAYAFHMADQGTDTMDREQQYMFASREQNYLYHLNLALERIEEGDFGVCVSCGEDISHDRLEAVPHARLCIKCKSQEENR, encoded by the coding sequence ATGAATAAGGAAAAACTCGCGTTTTACAGGGAATTGATTTTGAAAAAACGCGAAGATTTGATGAAAAGTCTGGATCACTTGAAATCAAGCGGACTGAACAACTCGGTTCGCGATGAATCCGGTGAACATTCAGCTTATGCATTCCATATGGCGGATCAGGGTACGGATACCATGGACCGGGAGCAGCAGTATATGTTTGCATCGCGTGAACAGAACTATCTGTATCATCTGAATCTGGCCCTGGAACGCATCGAAGAAGGCGATTTCGGCGTGTGTGTCTCCTGCGGAGAAGATATCAGCCATGACCGTCTGGAAGCTGTTCCGCACGCCCGCTTGTGTATCAAATGTAAATCACAGGAAGAAAACAGATAA
- the pgm gene encoding phosphoglucomutase (alpha-D-glucose-1,6-bisphosphate-dependent), with protein MSIHEQAGQPVPPELRVDIPALISSYYGQTPDVYRPGEQVSFGTSGHRGTSNTSFNEHHILAVAQAICDYRRQNRITGPIYLGKDTHALSEPAFRSVLEVLTGNRLTVNVDENLGFTPTPVVSHAILTWNRQHDDKADGIIITPSHNPPDNGGIKYNPPSGGPADTGITAWIAERANAILDGNMSRVRRIPYSAALRSSDVQFIDYISAYVDDLETILDLDAIRSAGLSLCADALGGSGIAYWQPIAERYHLNIEERNGHYDPSFQFMTLDHDGKIRMDCSSPYAMAGLLSLKDQYDIAFGNDPDFDRHGIVTRQSGLLNPNHYLSVAVWYLFQNRPQWHKDVKVGKTLVSSSMIDRVAGHLGREVKEVPVGFKWFVDDLLDGTCGFSGEESAGASFLRKDGSVWTTDKDGFILALLSAEIMAKTDKDPGDIYQDLTREFGAPMYARIESPANAEQKSRMKQLSPDAITEKELAGDPIENILTRAPGNDAPIGGLKVVTRNGWFAARPSGTEDINKIYMESFKGETHLQQLKQDAEHIIANALAKAPGLSVKF; from the coding sequence ATGAGTATACATGAACAAGCGGGTCAGCCTGTGCCGCCGGAATTGCGTGTTGATATTCCGGCGCTGATCAGTTCATACTATGGGCAGACTCCGGATGTTTACAGGCCCGGCGAACAGGTGTCGTTCGGGACCTCCGGTCATCGGGGCACTTCGAATACATCATTTAATGAACATCATATCCTGGCCGTCGCCCAGGCTATCTGTGATTACCGCAGACAAAACCGTATCACAGGACCGATTTATCTTGGTAAAGACACGCACGCCCTGTCCGAGCCGGCGTTCCGCAGCGTGCTGGAGGTGCTGACCGGTAACCGCCTGACTGTGAATGTGGATGAAAATCTGGGATTTACACCGACACCTGTGGTGTCGCATGCCATTCTGACCTGGAACCGGCAGCACGATGACAAAGCGGACGGCATTATCATCACACCGTCGCACAATCCGCCGGACAACGGCGGTATCAAATACAATCCGCCCAGCGGCGGCCCGGCGGACACGGGCATCACCGCATGGATTGCGGAGCGCGCCAATGCCATTCTGGACGGCAACATGTCACGCGTGCGGCGCATTCCTTATAGCGCGGCGCTGCGCAGCAGCGATGTGCAGTTTATTGACTATATCTCCGCCTATGTGGATGATCTGGAGACCATTCTGGATTTGGACGCGATTCGCAGCGCCGGTTTGAGTCTTTGCGCCGATGCCCTGGGCGGATCCGGTATCGCCTACTGGCAGCCCATTGCCGAACGCTATCATTTGAATATTGAAGAGCGCAACGGTCATTACGATCCATCGTTTCAGTTTATGACTCTGGATCATGACGGAAAAATCCGCATGGACTGTTCCTCTCCCTATGCCATGGCCGGACTGCTGAGCCTGAAAGATCAATATGATATTGCCTTTGGCAATGACCCCGACTTTGACCGGCACGGCATCGTCACCCGGCAGTCGGGACTGCTGAATCCGAATCACTACTTGTCTGTGGCGGTCTGGTATTTGTTTCAAAACCGTCCGCAGTGGCATAAAGACGTCAAAGTGGGCAAAACCCTGGTGTCCAGTTCCATGATCGACCGGGTGGCCGGGCATCTGGGACGCGAGGTCAAAGAAGTGCCGGTGGGATTCAAATGGTTTGTCGATGATTTGCTGGACGGAACCTGCGGATTCAGCGGCGAAGAAAGCGCCGGCGCCTCATTTCTGCGCAAAGACGGGTCGGTCTGGACCACGGACAAGGACGGATTTATCCTGGCTTTATTATCCGCCGAAATTATGGCGAAAACCGATAAAGATCCGGGAGACATTTATCAGGACCTGACCCGGGAATTCGGAGCGCCAATGTATGCACGCATCGAATCGCCGGCGAATGCGGAACAGAAATCGCGCATGAAACAATTATCACCGGACGCGATTACGGAAAAAGAGCTGGCCGGAGATCCGATCGAAAACATTCTGACCCGGGCGCCGGGCAATGACGCGCCCATCGGCGGATTAAAAGTGGTGACACGCAATGGCTGGTTCGCGGCGCGTCCCTCCGGCACCGAAGATATCAATAAAATTTATATGGAGAGCTTTAAGGGAGAAACGCATTTGCAGCAGTTAAAACAGGACGCTGAACATATCATCGCCAATGCGCTGGCAAAAGCGCCCGGACTTTCCGTTAAATTTTAA
- the mtnP gene encoding S-methyl-5'-thioadenosine phosphorylase, translating to MTQRIGIIGGSGLYEIEGLRTLRQERIDTPFGEPSDVYSIGELEGKQIVFLPRHGKGHRLLPTEVNNRANIYGFKSLGVQHILSVSAVGSLRKDYKPTDAVIIDQLFDRTNQARAHTFFGDGIVAHIQFADPLCAHLRQLLLQAGAGIDANVHDGGIYINVEGPQFSTLAESETYRQWGMDVIGMTQVSEAKLAREAEICYATLALVTDFDCWYEAETGETVSVEMIMNYIQANTQTAKKILRRVIPQIPEQQDCSCAKALSGSFMTPRELWPQETIDKLEPILKKYAKR from the coding sequence ATGACACAACGAATTGGAATTATCGGCGGCTCAGGACTCTATGAAATAGAAGGACTGCGTACGTTGCGGCAAGAACGCATAGACACGCCGTTCGGAGAACCGTCTGATGTGTACAGTATCGGTGAACTGGAGGGAAAACAGATTGTTTTTCTGCCGCGGCACGGCAAAGGACACCGGCTGCTGCCCACCGAAGTGAACAACCGGGCCAATATTTACGGATTCAAATCCCTGGGCGTGCAGCATATACTATCCGTGTCTGCCGTGGGCTCCCTGCGCAAGGATTACAAACCCACGGATGCGGTCATCATTGACCAACTGTTCGACCGCACCAATCAGGCGCGGGCGCATACGTTTTTCGGTGACGGGATTGTGGCGCATATCCAATTCGCCGATCCCCTGTGCGCCCATCTGCGCCAACTGCTGCTGCAGGCCGGAGCCGGGATCGATGCCAATGTACACGACGGCGGTATTTATATCAATGTGGAGGGCCCGCAGTTTTCCACGCTGGCCGAATCCGAAACCTACCGTCAATGGGGAATGGATGTGATCGGTATGACTCAGGTTAGCGAAGCCAAACTGGCCCGGGAAGCGGAAATCTGTTATGCAACCCTGGCGCTGGTGACTGATTTTGACTGCTGGTACGAAGCCGAAACCGGCGAAACCGTGTCTGTGGAAATGATCATGAATTATATCCAGGCCAATACCCAAACGGCCAAAAAAATTTTACGCCGCGTGATCCCGCAAATCCCCGAACAGCAGGACTGTTCCTGCGCGAAGGCGCTGTCCGGTTCTTTTATGACACCGCGGGAGTTGTGGCCGCAGGAGACCATTGACAAACTGGAACCTATTTTAAAAAAATACGCAAAACGATAA